A genome region from Schlesneria paludicola DSM 18645 includes the following:
- a CDS encoding TIM-barrel domain-containing protein: MRARTTSAAWITFVTMTFVSLDSSGGMAQDASPSPGLFENSFDTSSPAVAPPWSMRPWMWEDDVNNAEAVWDLVDGCRDHDLPLGAILIDSPWSTRYNNFRFDEQRYPNPKQMIDTLHQRNVRLVLWMTNFINTRESLADAPGDDEDLYALGKSKGYFVNDGVPTKWWKGSGSLIDYTNPDAVEWWHRIMDRTLSLGVDGWKMDGSAETFVLSKRQTLRGTLTLRDYLDLYYRDTLHYSRACRSDFVTMVRSVDIANTRNDQAHAPFDAAPLTWVGDQRHSWSDKGLDEAVRSAFRALTLNYPSVSSDTGGYQGDPKNPGTMPRLLYLRWAQWNALTPFFLIGGHNEHRPWKFDPEFFEIFRRYMWLHQELVPFFYSQQLQASFREGKLMHAGPGKHQYLLGDALLAAVMTGPESRREIVFPKGEWLDYWNNRAQFEGGQMTTIDVPEDRSPLFVKVGSIIPLDVVNDAVKHGSRSSRGWRTLDIYPGSEASRAIVWDTAQFPPSAFRDRSIVQVSRADQATVVRLEAGPARDTILRIWQLEEPGDVTADQERLKHCDNGAEWESEENAWWYDSADQRLWIRLRAARDVRVNIGHN; encoded by the coding sequence ATGAGAGCACGAACGACGAGTGCCGCATGGATCACATTCGTCACGATGACGTTCGTGTCTCTCGATTCCTCGGGTGGGATGGCTCAAGATGCCAGTCCCTCGCCTGGGCTTTTCGAAAACAGTTTCGATACCAGTAGCCCAGCCGTGGCGCCGCCCTGGTCCATGCGGCCCTGGATGTGGGAAGACGACGTCAACAACGCGGAGGCGGTTTGGGATTTGGTGGACGGTTGCCGCGATCATGATCTGCCCTTGGGCGCCATTCTGATCGATAGCCCCTGGTCAACTCGCTACAACAACTTTCGTTTTGACGAACAGCGGTATCCCAACCCGAAACAGATGATTGACACCCTGCATCAGCGCAATGTGCGGCTCGTGCTTTGGATGACAAATTTTATCAACACGCGTGAAAGTCTGGCCGATGCCCCCGGAGACGACGAAGATCTTTATGCGCTTGGAAAGTCGAAAGGTTATTTCGTCAATGATGGTGTGCCGACGAAATGGTGGAAGGGCAGCGGCTCACTCATCGACTATACAAATCCAGACGCGGTCGAATGGTGGCATCGGATCATGGATCGCACGCTATCGCTGGGTGTTGACGGCTGGAAAATGGACGGGTCGGCCGAAACATTCGTGCTTTCAAAACGCCAGACGCTGCGTGGGACATTGACGCTGCGAGACTACCTGGATCTTTACTATCGTGACACACTGCACTACAGCCGCGCCTGCCGAAGTGACTTTGTCACCATGGTTCGGTCGGTCGACATTGCGAACACGCGAAATGACCAAGCACACGCGCCGTTTGATGCGGCGCCTTTGACATGGGTTGGTGATCAGCGACATTCCTGGAGTGACAAAGGGTTGGATGAAGCGGTCCGCAGCGCGTTCCGCGCACTAACCTTGAATTATCCATCTGTCAGTTCGGACACGGGTGGCTACCAAGGCGACCCAAAGAATCCGGGAACAATGCCGCGGCTGTTGTATTTGAGATGGGCGCAGTGGAATGCGTTGACTCCGTTCTTCCTGATTGGCGGCCACAATGAACATCGGCCCTGGAAATTCGATCCCGAATTCTTCGAAATCTTTCGGCGATACATGTGGCTGCATCAAGAGCTTGTCCCCTTCTTCTACTCGCAACAACTGCAGGCCAGTTTCCGCGAGGGAAAACTGATGCATGCCGGGCCAGGCAAACATCAGTACCTGCTTGGCGACGCATTGCTGGCAGCCGTGATGACGGGGCCAGAATCGCGACGCGAGATCGTTTTTCCGAAAGGGGAATGGCTCGACTATTGGAACAATCGTGCACAATTTGAGGGTGGCCAGATGACCACGATTGACGTTCCCGAAGACCGCAGTCCGTTGTTCGTCAAAGTGGGGTCGATCATTCCGCTCGATGTCGTGAATGATGCGGTCAAGCATGGCAGTCGCTCGTCGCGTGGGTGGCGAACGTTGGACATCTATCCCGGTTCGGAAGCGTCAAGGGCCATCGTTTGGGATACGGCGCAGTTCCCGCCCAGCGCCTTTCGAGATCGAAGTATTGTTCAGGTCAGTCGCGCGGACCAGGCCACTGTCGTTCGACTCGAGGCGGGACCCGCACGAGACACGATCCTCAGAATCTGGCAACTTGAAGAACCTGGGGATGTGACGGCCGATCAGGAACGCTTGAAGCACTGCGATAACGGGGCTGAGTGGGAATCCGAAGAAAACGCCTGGTGGTACGATTCCGCAGATCAGCGACTGTGGATCAGGTTACGCGCAGCGCGCGATGTCCGTGTGAACATTGGCCACAATTAG
- a CDS encoding putative sugar nucleotidyl transferase, whose translation MRIALFEDRIASENFAPIALLRPAFELLCGQFSARERCMRFLPVTDWGAFLRSELVDVYQEENPDSHVNDLDWLRLAPTLFINGRWLADPAALGECDPDTAGIIDGHVAYLTLEPSDVSRLTGDSVDVVLMEIARERRRVKAPGFLAQYPWDLVHHNSVQLKADFALRRFGTSKVGQLGPQVAIVGDPNQIYIAPSSSIDPFVVIDSRKGPVTIEDDCLIQAFTRLEGPCHVGRGSQLFRANVREGTSIGPICRVGGEIEGSILHGYVNKYHDGFLGHSYICPWVNLGAMTTNSDLKNDYSPVKIPLRGESINSGELKVGCFIGDHTKTAIGSLFNTGSSIGVMCLVLPDGELLPKHIPSFSRIWHGDLIDGLALDAGLSTARYAMERRNIELTDAQEQLLRTIHADSQLERERAIERFFARSNFANG comes from the coding sequence ATGCGTATTGCACTATTCGAAGATCGAATTGCCTCGGAGAACTTCGCCCCAATTGCTTTGTTGCGCCCTGCATTTGAACTGTTGTGCGGACAGTTCAGTGCCCGGGAACGCTGCATGCGGTTTCTGCCAGTCACCGATTGGGGGGCATTTCTGCGGAGTGAACTGGTTGACGTTTACCAGGAAGAGAATCCCGATTCCCACGTGAATGATCTGGATTGGCTTCGACTTGCTCCGACGTTGTTCATCAATGGTCGGTGGCTGGCCGATCCGGCGGCTCTGGGGGAATGCGATCCTGATACGGCGGGGATTATTGACGGACATGTGGCGTACTTGACGTTGGAACCGTCCGATGTTTCCCGGCTGACAGGTGATTCGGTCGACGTCGTCTTGATGGAGATCGCGCGCGAGCGTCGCCGTGTGAAGGCCCCTGGATTTCTGGCCCAGTATCCGTGGGATCTGGTTCATCATAACTCGGTCCAGTTGAAGGCAGACTTTGCCTTGCGTCGATTCGGCACGTCGAAGGTTGGGCAGCTAGGCCCACAGGTTGCGATTGTCGGAGATCCAAATCAGATCTACATCGCCCCATCGTCGAGCATCGACCCGTTTGTCGTCATCGATTCCCGTAAAGGGCCCGTCACGATCGAAGACGATTGCCTGATTCAGGCGTTTACGCGACTTGAGGGGCCCTGCCACGTTGGTCGCGGCTCGCAATTGTTTCGCGCCAACGTCCGCGAGGGAACCAGCATTGGTCCGATTTGCCGAGTCGGTGGCGAAATCGAGGGCTCAATCCTGCATGGCTACGTCAACAAGTATCACGATGGATTTCTGGGGCACAGCTATATCTGTCCCTGGGTGAATCTGGGTGCCATGACAACCAACAGTGATCTGAAGAATGACTATTCTCCTGTGAAGATTCCCCTGCGAGGCGAATCGATCAATTCGGGTGAGTTGAAAGTCGGGTGCTTCATTGGAGATCACACCAAAACGGCGATTGGAAGCCTGTTCAACACAGGATCTTCGATCGGAGTGATGTGCCTGGTACTGCCGGATGGAGAGTTATTGCCAAAGCATATTCCCTCGTTCTCACGAATCTGGCATGGTGACCTGATCGACGGACTTGCCCTGGATGCCGGTTTGTCGACCGCCCGTTATGCGATGGAACGTCGGAATATCGAATTGACCGACGCCCAGGAGCAACTTCTGCGAACGATTCATGCCGATTCTCAGCTCGAGCGAGAACGGGCGATCGAACGTTTCTTTGCGCGATCAAACTTCGCGAACGGCTAA
- the xseA gene encoding exodeoxyribonuclease VII large subunit, producing MPNSIPEFPLATDAEPHATALSVSQVTFLLKEVMESAFPFVWVSGEISNCKQASSGHIYFTLKDEGAQLSAIMWRSAAQRLKFKLKDGLKVLAAGPIQLYETRGQYQLIAEQLEPQGVGALELAFRQLQQKLDAEGLFDPARKRPWPVFPRRIALITSPSSAAVRDMLQVITRRWPRANVVIVPVPVQGAEAAPQIADALRRVHLIPEVDVVICGRGGGSLEDLWAFNEEVVARAIFECQIPVISAVGHEIDLTIADLVADKRALTPSEAAELVVPLEAEVRKLLEQFRHRLTSTLQYRTQHAKFQVERIAQRPCLARPLDRIRELETQIDELDERMKELLQRRFESARHQLGAVAATLNALSPLAVLDRGYSLTKRLDDGSLIRDASQLKVGDKISTLFANASVVSEITEVDSD from the coding sequence TTGCCGAATTCGATACCGGAGTTTCCGTTGGCCACCGACGCCGAACCACACGCCACAGCCCTGTCCGTCAGTCAGGTCACCTTCCTGCTAAAGGAGGTCATGGAAAGTGCCTTTCCGTTCGTCTGGGTGAGTGGAGAAATTTCCAACTGCAAACAGGCGAGTTCGGGACACATCTACTTCACGCTGAAGGATGAAGGCGCTCAACTTTCGGCCATTATGTGGCGGAGCGCCGCTCAGCGATTGAAGTTTAAACTCAAAGACGGCTTGAAGGTGCTCGCGGCGGGGCCGATTCAACTTTACGAGACACGCGGCCAATATCAGTTGATCGCCGAACAGCTCGAACCGCAAGGGGTTGGAGCACTCGAACTCGCATTCCGGCAACTCCAGCAAAAACTGGATGCCGAGGGGCTGTTCGACCCGGCACGCAAGCGACCGTGGCCTGTGTTCCCACGTCGGATCGCGCTGATTACAAGCCCATCGAGTGCTGCCGTTCGTGACATGCTGCAAGTGATTACGCGTCGCTGGCCGCGTGCGAATGTCGTGATCGTGCCAGTCCCAGTGCAGGGAGCCGAGGCGGCACCACAGATTGCCGACGCATTGCGTCGCGTGCACCTGATTCCCGAGGTCGATGTCGTCATTTGTGGGCGAGGTGGTGGCAGCCTGGAAGATTTGTGGGCGTTCAACGAAGAAGTCGTCGCCCGCGCGATTTTCGAGTGCCAAATTCCTGTCATCAGCGCCGTCGGACACGAAATTGATCTGACCATTGCAGACCTTGTCGCGGACAAGCGTGCCCTGACCCCGAGCGAAGCAGCTGAACTGGTCGTTCCGCTTGAAGCGGAAGTCCGCAAGCTACTCGAACAATTCCGCCATCGGTTAACGTCCACATTGCAATACCGTACCCAGCACGCGAAATTTCAGGTCGAACGCATCGCGCAACGACCATGCCTCGCGCGGCCGCTCGATCGCATCCGCGAACTGGAGACACAAATCGATGAACTGGACGAGCGGATGAAAGAATTGCTCCAGCGGCGATTTGAATCCGCGCGACACCAACTCGGCGCGGTTGCAGCCACGTTGAATGCACTAAGTCCTCTCGCCGTTTTGGATCGAGGATACTCGCTCACGAAACGCCTGGACGATGGCAGTCTGATCCGCGACGCAAGCCAGCTGAAAGTCGGCGACAAGATTTCAACGCTGTTCGCGAATGCCAGCGTCGTCAGCGAAATCACCGAGGTCGACAGCGACTAG
- a CDS encoding iron-containing alcohol dehydrogenase — protein sequence MPDVESSVELDVLPTFDFDPRTRVVFGSGTIARLGQIARELGGSRVLFVTDRGIEQAGHAAKGIDALTSAGIAVSVFHDVQPNPTTDDVDQGLAIAKSQNVDLIVAVGGGSTMDCAKGINFLLTNGGQMRDYWGVGKATKPMLPLIAIPTTAGTGSDAQSFALIADAKTHMKMACGDKKAACKVAILDPELTLSMPAGVTAATGIDALSHALESFVTTKRNAISQLFARRAWRLLAQSFPVVVSVAASNGASPPVNSAATILAARGNMLLGSHLAGAAIENSMLGATHALANPLTAHFEVTHGLAIGVMLPHVIRYNSQVVGPLYGRLAADLGLCDVDDPQAGDRIAGLVRELTRMARLPTNLTACGVDRSLLPRMAEEAAQQWTGTFNPRPVDAASLLQLYEAGFEAE from the coding sequence ATGCCTGACGTTGAATCATCCGTGGAACTCGATGTTCTGCCGACCTTCGATTTTGACCCGCGAACGCGCGTGGTTTTCGGATCGGGAACAATCGCGAGACTGGGCCAGATCGCCAGAGAGCTGGGCGGAAGTCGTGTGCTGTTCGTCACCGATCGGGGGATTGAACAAGCAGGTCACGCCGCCAAGGGGATCGACGCGTTGACGTCTGCGGGGATCGCGGTCAGCGTCTTTCACGACGTTCAACCGAATCCAACAACTGACGATGTTGACCAGGGGCTGGCGATTGCCAAATCCCAGAATGTCGACCTGATTGTCGCTGTGGGTGGCGGCAGTACCATGGACTGCGCGAAGGGGATCAATTTTCTGCTGACCAATGGTGGGCAAATGCGCGACTATTGGGGTGTCGGCAAAGCGACCAAACCGATGCTGCCTCTGATTGCGATTCCCACCACGGCCGGTACGGGAAGCGACGCTCAATCGTTTGCCTTGATTGCCGATGCCAAGACGCACATGAAAATGGCTTGCGGTGATAAAAAGGCCGCGTGCAAAGTTGCGATTCTCGATCCTGAATTAACGTTGAGCATGCCGGCTGGTGTCACGGCTGCGACGGGGATTGATGCTCTCAGTCATGCACTCGAAAGTTTTGTCACGACGAAACGAAACGCGATTTCTCAACTGTTTGCCCGCCGCGCATGGCGGCTGCTGGCCCAGTCCTTTCCCGTTGTCGTCTCGGTCGCTGCTTCGAATGGAGCTTCGCCACCTGTCAACTCGGCGGCCACGATTCTGGCGGCACGGGGGAACATGTTGCTGGGTTCGCATCTGGCCGGGGCTGCCATCGAAAACTCCATGTTGGGTGCGACACACGCGTTGGCCAATCCACTGACCGCTCATTTTGAGGTGACGCACGGTTTGGCCATCGGCGTCATGTTGCCACACGTCATCCGATACAATTCGCAGGTGGTTGGTCCACTATATGGCCGACTTGCTGCTGACTTGGGGCTTTGTGACGTCGATGATCCTCAGGCAGGTGATCGAATTGCAGGTCTCGTGCGAGAGTTAACGCGGATGGCGCGCCTGCCGACGAATTTGACGGCGTGTGGGGTGGATCGTAGTCTGTTACCACGGATGGCCGAAGAAGCGGCTCAGCAGTGGACGGGGACATTCAATCCGCGGCCGGTTGATGCAGCAAGCTTGCTTCAACTTTACGAGGCAGGATTCGAGGCCGAGTAG
- a CDS encoding beta-alanine-activating enzyme beta-propeller domain-containing protein produces the protein MRLRGLSRCSSSLKLLAAIVCATTAMSGSAAELSAPGKTSWASFRHDLAQTGVASSTLPDKLEKLWEVSIGDQIVATCAIVGDFVYVPCLSGELVCLKRATGEKVWGYKTVDKVDPNSFAPGFKSSPTVTANAVYLGDEDGVFHAIDRATGMGLWKFTTGGEIFSSAAVTEGRIIFGSYDNNLYCLNMDGKLNWKFATQGYVHCAPAIIDGVTFVAGCDEHLRTIEVNSGDQRAELKLETYLIASPAIVGDFLYVGTYASEVVAVNWKTQKVAWRYRSGNADFPFHSSAAVTEKLVVVGGRDKLIHAIDRETGKGVWTFATQAKVDSSPVIVGDRVFVGSNDKTLYELNLADGQERWRFSAGKPISGAPAVGEGVLVFGTESTEGKVYCFGKK, from the coding sequence ATGCGATTGCGCGGTCTGTCTCGATGCTCATCGTCGTTGAAGTTGTTGGCTGCAATTGTCTGTGCGACGACTGCGATGTCGGGCTCTGCTGCAGAACTGTCAGCGCCTGGTAAAACCAGTTGGGCATCGTTTCGCCACGATCTGGCGCAAACGGGAGTGGCTTCCAGCACACTTCCCGACAAGCTCGAAAAACTGTGGGAAGTGTCGATCGGCGATCAGATCGTGGCAACCTGTGCGATCGTCGGCGACTTCGTCTATGTCCCCTGCCTTTCAGGGGAGCTTGTCTGTCTGAAGCGAGCGACCGGGGAAAAGGTCTGGGGCTATAAGACGGTCGACAAGGTCGATCCCAATTCATTCGCACCGGGATTCAAGTCATCTCCAACGGTGACGGCGAATGCGGTTTATCTTGGCGACGAAGATGGCGTATTTCATGCCATCGATCGGGCGACGGGAATGGGTTTGTGGAAATTCACGACGGGTGGAGAAATCTTCAGTTCTGCTGCCGTCACAGAGGGACGCATCATTTTTGGATCGTACGACAACAACCTTTACTGCTTAAACATGGACGGAAAGCTGAATTGGAAGTTTGCCACGCAAGGATACGTCCACTGTGCTCCGGCCATTATTGATGGCGTGACGTTCGTTGCGGGCTGCGATGAGCATCTGCGGACGATTGAAGTGAATTCCGGTGACCAGCGCGCGGAACTGAAGTTGGAAACCTACCTGATTGCATCACCTGCGATCGTCGGTGATTTCTTGTACGTCGGAACATATGCCAGCGAAGTCGTTGCTGTGAATTGGAAAACGCAAAAGGTCGCCTGGCGGTATCGATCGGGTAACGCCGATTTCCCATTTCATTCGTCAGCCGCCGTGACCGAGAAGTTGGTCGTCGTGGGTGGACGCGACAAATTGATCCATGCGATCGACCGAGAAACCGGCAAGGGCGTCTGGACGTTCGCGACGCAGGCCAAAGTGGACAGCTCGCCCGTCATCGTGGGGGATCGCGTCTTCGTCGGCTCAAACGATAAGACTCTCTACGAGCTCAATCTTGCGGATGGCCAGGAGCGGTGGAGGTTCAGTGCCGGAAAGCCAATCTCCGGGGCGCCTGCAGTGGGAGAAGGCGTGCTTGTGTTTGGTACGGAAAGCACTGAGGGCAAGGTGTACTGCTTCGGAAAGAAATGA
- a CDS encoding PQQ-binding-like beta-propeller repeat protein has translation MLLVLSVAWASTASADDWPQWMGPHRDNVWRETGLLETLPASPKYLWRIPVAGGYSGPAVANGKVYVTDFMTNENVKTDNFDRKQATGTERILCLDETTGKELWSQKWPETYGISYPAGPRSTPLVHGDQVYVQGAEGFLACLKTQSGDYVWKKNLKDVYKTKSALWGYASQPLIDGKKLIVIAGGEGSHCVALNKDTGEEIWRTGTATEQGYSPPLLIEQAAVRQLILCSPDAIYSVDPETGKPLWSQAYQADNGSIIMTPIRSKNYLFAGGFNNRNILIEMATDKPEAKTLWRDQAKRGLSSINVQPFLMDGLIYGFDQAGDLRCFELPSGQALWSTPKPLGDRKVGSGTVFLVRAGETDRFWMFAETGDLILGQLSPKAFTELSRMHVLEPTNTAFGRDVVWCAPAFANRKMFVRNDREIVCVDLAK, from the coding sequence ATGCTATTGGTTCTATCAGTTGCCTGGGCTTCCACGGCGAGCGCCGACGACTGGCCGCAATGGATGGGACCCCATCGGGACAATGTCTGGCGCGAAACCGGGTTGCTCGAAACGCTACCGGCGTCCCCGAAATACTTGTGGCGAATTCCCGTTGCAGGGGGCTACTCGGGGCCCGCCGTCGCGAATGGAAAAGTCTATGTCACAGACTTTATGACGAACGAGAACGTGAAGACGGATAACTTCGATCGCAAGCAGGCGACAGGAACCGAGCGTATTCTGTGTCTCGACGAAACGACCGGCAAAGAACTGTGGTCGCAGAAGTGGCCGGAAACTTATGGAATTTCCTATCCCGCCGGGCCTCGCTCGACGCCGCTGGTGCATGGCGATCAAGTCTACGTGCAGGGGGCGGAAGGATTCCTGGCTTGTTTGAAAACGCAATCCGGCGATTATGTTTGGAAGAAGAACCTGAAAGACGTCTACAAGACGAAGTCGGCTCTGTGGGGATACGCCAGTCAGCCGCTGATCGATGGGAAAAAGCTGATCGTGATTGCAGGCGGCGAGGGATCGCACTGTGTCGCGCTGAACAAAGACACCGGCGAGGAAATCTGGCGGACCGGAACCGCGACTGAACAGGGTTATTCGCCGCCGCTGCTGATTGAACAGGCCGCTGTGCGACAGTTGATTCTTTGTAGCCCTGATGCCATTTACTCGGTCGATCCGGAAACGGGAAAGCCCCTTTGGTCGCAGGCGTATCAAGCGGACAATGGCTCCATCATCATGACGCCCATTCGCTCGAAGAATTATTTGTTCGCCGGTGGCTTTAACAATCGCAACATTCTGATTGAAATGGCGACTGATAAGCCGGAAGCCAAGACACTGTGGCGCGATCAGGCCAAACGCGGTCTTTCGTCCATCAATGTTCAGCCGTTCCTGATGGATGGGCTGATTTATGGATTCGATCAGGCCGGTGATTTGCGCTGTTTCGAATTACCCAGCGGACAGGCCCTGTGGTCAACACCGAAGCCGCTGGGTGATCGAAAGGTCGGAAGTGGAACCGTCTTTCTGGTGCGTGCGGGCGAGACCGATCGCTTTTGGATGTTCGCCGAAACGGGCGATCTGATTCTCGGACAACTGTCGCCCAAGGCGTTCACCGAATTGTCACGGATGCATGTCCTCGAACCGACAAACACGGCATTTGGCCGCGACGTCGTCTGGTGTGCACCGGCATTCGCGAATCGAAAAATGTTCGTCCGCAATGATCGTGAAATCGTGTGTGTTGATCTGGCAAAGTGA
- a CDS encoding cysteine desulfurase-like protein, whose product MAADDAGFNRHPTCRVATWQKDVPHIIVRHNGFTTNLLPWMTRMPTASEFPVDWCRAQFPALKRQVANQPVAFFDGPGGSQVPQRVIDAIGFYLSNTNANRGGLYATAHESDALLEAAHAMVAEFVGSDCPESIVFGANMTTLTFALSRAISRTWREGDEIIVTRLDHDGNVTPWVLAARDAGVTVHYVDFDRSNCTLDLRDLSSKLSPRTRLVAVGCASNLVGTINPVREICQAAHAVGALVFLDAVHYAPHALPQVSEWGCDFLACSAYKFFGPHVGVLWGRSELLTSMTPYKLRPVTESLPGRWMTGTQNFEGIAGTAAALEYLADLGRHVVPTSPNRKRAWCAAYEAIAQYEQTLSAALIAGLLTIPEIKILGLTDMARLNERTPTVSFVHKRLSPAEIAGGLGKLGLFVGNGNFYALQISETFGFEPDGVVRVGLMHYNTVGEVERLLTALRQLSTV is encoded by the coding sequence ATGGCTGCCGATGACGCGGGATTCAATCGCCACCCGACTTGCCGCGTTGCAACATGGCAAAAAGACGTTCCGCATATTATCGTCCGTCACAATGGATTCACGACCAATCTTCTTCCTTGGATGACACGGATGCCCACGGCCTCGGAATTCCCGGTTGACTGGTGTCGCGCGCAGTTTCCCGCGTTGAAACGCCAGGTTGCGAATCAACCTGTTGCGTTCTTTGACGGGCCTGGAGGAAGCCAGGTTCCGCAGCGAGTCATCGATGCGATTGGCTTCTATCTGTCGAACACGAACGCCAATCGCGGAGGCCTCTACGCAACGGCTCACGAGAGTGACGCCCTGTTGGAGGCCGCCCACGCGATGGTCGCCGAGTTCGTGGGTAGCGATTGCCCCGAATCCATTGTGTTCGGCGCGAACATGACAACACTGACGTTCGCACTCAGTCGTGCCATCAGCCGCACATGGCGTGAAGGCGACGAGATCATCGTCACGCGGCTCGACCATGATGGCAACGTCACTCCATGGGTGCTGGCCGCGCGCGATGCAGGTGTCACTGTCCACTACGTCGACTTTGATCGGTCCAATTGCACGCTTGATCTGCGTGACCTTTCTTCAAAGCTTTCGCCGCGAACCCGCCTGGTCGCGGTGGGCTGTGCGTCAAATCTCGTTGGGACAATCAATCCGGTGCGAGAGATCTGCCAGGCGGCCCACGCGGTTGGGGCTCTGGTCTTTCTCGATGCGGTGCACTATGCGCCGCACGCCTTACCGCAGGTGTCTGAATGGGGCTGCGATTTTCTCGCGTGCTCGGCTTATAAGTTTTTTGGACCTCACGTCGGTGTGCTTTGGGGGCGCTCTGAGTTATTGACTTCGATGACACCCTACAAACTTCGACCTGTGACCGAGTCGCTGCCTGGCCGCTGGATGACGGGCACTCAGAATTTTGAAGGAATTGCCGGAACCGCAGCCGCGCTGGAATATCTCGCCGATCTTGGTCGGCACGTCGTTCCGACGTCGCCCAACCGGAAGCGGGCCTGGTGCGCGGCGTATGAAGCGATCGCTCAATACGAACAAACGCTTTCTGCCGCACTGATTGCGGGTCTTCTCACGATTCCGGAGATCAAGATCCTTGGGTTGACCGACATGGCCCGTTTGAACGAACGGACGCCGACCGTCAGCTTCGTTCACAAACGATTGTCGCCAGCCGAGATCGCGGGGGGGCTGGGGAAACTCGGCTTGTTCGTTGGAAATGGCAACTTCTATGCGTTGCAGATTTCCGAGACGTTCGGGTTTGAACCTGACGGCGTCGTACGCGTCGGTCTGATGCATTACAACACTGTCGGGGAAGTTGAACGTCTGTTGACGGCGCTTCGGCAGTTGTCGACGGTGTGA